Part of the Photobacterium sp. DA100 genome is shown below.
AGAGCTTGAGGATCTCGTGATGCAGCTCGTTTTGCTCGTTCTGGAGTTGGGTGAACCCCCAACCCCGGTCTTCGCGCCATAGCGTGGCCCAAATCCACAGGAACGGCCAAAGCGCATGCAGGGTAAACAAGCTGACCCAGCCGGCATAATGGATGGCATCTTGGTGGGGGTGGTTGCGTTTTTTTGAAATTTCATAGGGAATATCGTGGATA
Proteins encoded:
- a CDS encoding DUF3302 domain-containing protein, which produces MFLDYFALGVLCFVAVFLFYGIIAIHDIPYEISKKRNHPHQDAIHYAGWVSLFTLHALWPFLWIWATLWREDRGWGFTQLQNEQNELHHEILKLSERVEHLTEKVAEMEIKQSNNETPPDRTQGDEH